Proteins encoded in a region of the Atopobium sp. oral taxon 416 genome:
- a CDS encoding DNA-3-methyladenine glycosylase translates to MTRYFEYGDEKVAYLKRHDRKLGEAIDAVGHIYREMDEGGLFSGIVHHIIGQQVSNAAQATIWARLQGMPGDVTPEAIASATAEELQSCSTTFKKVDYIRGIADKILSGAFDIEAVEHMSDEEAIEALSSLPGVGRWTAEMLLLFNLGRPDILSFGDLAIQRGMRMAYHHRTITREMFECYRNLTEARQASISGPYPAWMCRATTETMHRRKKRRGSLPQTSILRGKGNISLRRLSNSRRNVSRISAHAGEAGAPANAPDALPPDLPCAFHPCAARERLRAQAKAGTQRDPEARGP, encoded by the coding sequence ATGACGCGCTACTTCGAGTACGGCGATGAGAAGGTCGCCTACCTCAAACGTCACGACAGGAAGCTGGGGGAAGCCATAGACGCCGTGGGACACATCTATCGCGAAATGGATGAAGGAGGCCTCTTTTCCGGCATCGTCCATCACATCATCGGCCAGCAGGTCTCAAACGCAGCCCAGGCAACGATCTGGGCTCGCCTCCAAGGCATGCCCGGCGACGTGACGCCTGAGGCCATCGCCTCTGCCACAGCCGAGGAGCTCCAGTCCTGCAGCACGACATTCAAGAAGGTCGACTACATCAGGGGCATAGCCGACAAGATCCTCTCAGGCGCCTTCGACATCGAAGCTGTCGAGCACATGTCCGACGAAGAAGCGATAGAGGCATTGAGCTCGCTTCCCGGCGTCGGGCGCTGGACCGCAGAGATGCTCCTGCTATTCAATCTCGGGCGTCCCGATATCCTGTCCTTCGGAGACCTTGCCATCCAGCGCGGCATGCGCATGGCCTACCATCACCGCACTATCACACGCGAGATGTTCGAGTGCTACCGGAACCTTACGGAAGCACGGCAAGCCTCTATCTCTGGGCCATATCCCGCATGGATGTGCCGGGCTACTACAGAGACTATGCACCGAAGAAAAAAACGAAGAGGAAGCCTGCCCCAGACAAGCATCCTGCGAGGTAAAGGGAACATCTCTCTCCGGCGTCTGTCCAATTCGCGACGCAATGTGTCGCGAATCTCAGCTCATGCAGGAGAAGCCGGAGCACCTGCTAATGCGCCAGATGCTTTGCCGCCTGACCTTCCGTGCGCTTTCCATCCATGTGCCGCCAGAGAAAGACTGCGAGCACAAGCGAAGGCAGGAACCCAGCGAGACCCAGAGGCGAGGGGCCCATGA
- a CDS encoding type II toxin-antitoxin system RelB/DinJ family antitoxin, with protein sequence MASVTVRVDEETKAEATAIVEDFGFDLSSVTRAFYRQIVRERRIPLNLSYGDPNEESLQSVKDAEEILEKGGHGYRSAHEMLDAALKD encoded by the coding sequence ATGGCATCTGTGACAGTGCGAGTGGATGAAGAGACGAAAGCCGAGGCAACCGCAATTGTCGAGGATTTCGGCTTTGACCTCTCATCAGTTACAAGGGCCTTCTACCGGCAGATTGTCCGCGAGAGGCGGATTCCCCTGAATCTCTCCTACGGCGATCCCAACGAGGAAAGCCTGCAGAGCGTAAAAGATGCTGAGGAAATCTTGGAGAAAGGTGGTCATGGATATCGCAGTGCGCATGAAATGCTCGATGCAGCACTGAAAGATTAG
- a CDS encoding pyridoxamine 5'-phosphate oxidase family protein, with protein sequence MEFRKIRKRKNEIGIAAVKELLIQTRRGVLAVNGDGGYPYAIPINFLYDEESNRIIVHGSKKGHKVDALKKSDKVCFTVYGNETIKDESWAPYLESAVVFGRCHLVDSLEDNIRYVRQFALKYYPSAELVEEETQASGRAVQMFVIDIEHMSGKKIQER encoded by the coding sequence ATGGAATTCCGCAAGATAAGAAAGAGGAAGAACGAGATTGGCATCGCTGCTGTCAAAGAGCTCCTGATCCAGACAAGAAGAGGTGTCCTGGCTGTCAATGGGGATGGTGGCTATCCGTATGCCATCCCTATCAACTTCCTGTACGACGAGGAATCGAATCGGATCATCGTCCATGGGTCGAAGAAAGGGCACAAGGTCGACGCACTGAAGAAGAGCGACAAGGTCTGCTTTACCGTCTATGGAAACGAGACCATCAAGGATGAGTCCTGGGCACCCTATCTTGAGAGTGCTGTCGTCTTTGGCCGATGCCATCTCGTCGACAGCCTCGAAGACAATATCCGTTACGTGCGTCAGTTCGCTCTGAAGTACTATCCCAGCGCAGAGCTGGTGGAGGAGGAAACCCAGGCTTCAGGCAGGGCTGTACAGATGTTCGTGATCGATATCGAGCATATGAGCGGAAAGAAGATCCAAGAGCGATAG